Within the Pseudomonas fulva genome, the region GAACGCTGAAATCCAGTTGCTGGCGGTCGGTGATGACATGACCACCGCGGATATCAAGGTGGCCCTGGCGCCGGCCGATGCCTTCAACCGCGCCGGCGTCGACCGTGTCTATTTCCTCAACGATTTGCGCTTCAGCCCGTTGCTGCGCGGCGGCAACAGCGTCGTGCGGGTGGTATCCAACCAGCCGGTGCGCGAGCCCTACCTGAACTTCATCGTCGAGCTGAAGCGCCCCGGCGGGCAATTGCTGCGCGAGTACACGGTGCTGCTCGATCCGCCGTCTTCCTCCGCCTACAGCAACCAGGCCGCGCCGGTGGGCGACCAGCAGTTCACCTCCTACGCGCCACCGCGCCGCACGCCGATCGCCAGCCGTGGCGAGCGTTACCGGGTGGCCAGCGGCGAGAGCCTGTGGACCATCGCCTCCAAGCTGCGGGTCGATGGCGACCAGTCGTCGCTGCAGGACCTGATGCTCGATATCCATGCACTCAATCCTGATGCATTTAGCAACGGAGATATCCATCGTCTGCGCGCTGGCGCTTCGCTGTTGTTACCCGACCACGCGCGGATGTCCGAGGCAGCGCCTGCCCAGCCTGCCGACTCGGCCACCCCGGAGCGTCCGGCCGCGCCGGCGGAAATCATCCCCGACACCGCGCCCCAGCAGCCTGCCGAACCACAGGTGGAGGTGCTGGCGCAGATCCGCCGGGTCGAGGAAGAGGTCGCCAACCGCACTGCCGAGAACCTGCAGCTGCAGCAGGATCTGCTGACCGTGCAGAACCAGTTGAAGGACATGATGACGCGTATGGAAGCGCGGGATCAGCAGATCGCCCAGTTGCTCGAGCAACTGGCCCAGCGCCCGGTCGCCGCGCCGGTCGCGCCCGCTGAACCGGCACCACAGGCTGCCGCGCCGAGCGCTACCCCACAGGCCGCGCCAACACCGGTCGCCGCTGCGGCGCAGACAGAAGGTTTCTGGAGCCTCTGGAACATCCTGCTGGCCGCCTTGCTGGGGTTGCTGGCACTGATGCTGGTGCTCTTCAAACGCAAGCGCAAGCCGGACCCGCAGGCCATCGCCGAGCCCGTGGTCGTCGTGCCACCGGTGGTGCAGGCCCCTGTGGCCGAGCCGGTCGAGCCGGTCGTCGCGCCGCGCGCCATCGAGGCGGACGTGCCGCCGCCGGTGCGCGCGCCGGTCGCTCCGCGTACCGATACCAGTTCCACCGATCCGCTGGATGCCGCCAACATCTACCTGGCCTATGGCCGCCTGGGCGAGGCGGTCTCCGTGCTGCGCCAGGCGTCCCAGGCCAACCCGCAGCGCCTGGACATCGGCTTCCGCCTGCTCGAGGTGCTGGCGCAGAAGGGCAATACCGCGGCCTTTGCCGAAGAGGAAATGCGCCTGCGCCAGGCCGGTTTCGACGCTGCCCGTATCGACGCGCTCAAG harbors:
- a CDS encoding FimV/HubP family polar landmark protein: MTHVRHLLIGLASSSAFYSGLAPALGLGEITLHSALNQPLNAEIQLLAVGDDMTTADIKVALAPADAFNRAGVDRVYFLNDLRFSPLLRGGNSVVRVVSNQPVREPYLNFIVELKRPGGQLLREYTVLLDPPSSSAYSNQAAPVGDQQFTSYAPPRRTPIASRGERYRVASGESLWTIASKLRVDGDQSSLQDLMLDIHALNPDAFSNGDIHRLRAGASLLLPDHARMSEAAPAQPADSATPERPAAPAEIIPDTAPQQPAEPQVEVLAQIRRVEEEVANRTAENLQLQQDLLTVQNQLKDMMTRMEARDQQIAQLLEQLAQRPVAAPVAPAEPAPQAAAPSATPQAAPTPVAAAAQTEGFWSLWNILLAALLGLLALMLVLFKRKRKPDPQAIAEPVVVVPPVVQAPVAEPVEPVVAPRAIEADVPPPVRAPVAPRTDTSSTDPLDAANIYLAYGRLGEAVSVLRQASQANPQRLDIGFRLLEVLAQKGNTAAFAEEEMRLRQAGFDAARIDALKAGYPGLFAQPADELEPLESLGPLEDLTLDLDETPAPAPQQKPQDDDFQLNLDDLSLDADWDLVNPFENGSRKKRPGAEADAPAIPEETPEDIFGHDVNSPFAGTMLVEEQGPQDEWLELDELPGDSADDADRFVTNHQNLTKLNLAMAYIEQDDLEAACDILNEVINEGDEEEKQEARELLARIA